The sequence CCCTTCGAGCAGTACATCGCCCGGTCGCTCAAACCGGTAATCAAAGGCACCGCCTTCCTCTTCGCGGAAGAGAGGAGTATCCTGCGTACCCGATTGCGGGTAGGCCGCTCCCCAGCCCAACCGCCGGGGCAACCACGCCCGCACGCTGTTGGCACCGCCCGCGAAAAAGCGTTTTTCATAGGGAGCCGTTCGGTCGGGGCCGTAGCCGACTACAAGACCTCCGTTAGCCCGAAACGCCAGCACCGAGTTGACGCCAACCGGGAGGTAGTGCCGGTAGTCGATGTTGGTGCGCAGGTATTTGAAATACCGCAGACCTGTCTGATCGGCAAGCCTTTCGATGGCTCTATTACTTATCAGGTTGAGCGTTGTTCCACCTGACTCGCCCGTGACTCGTAAAAAGTTGGCCCGTCTATTCTGGCCCACAACGTTGGTATTGTAGGTATACCCCGCGTTGATGCTGGAAAAGAAGGCGCTCTGAAAGCTGGTGCGAATGGGGTTACCTTGGGCATCCTGTTGTTTCAGGAATTCTTCGAACGTCGAAGCGATCCGACTGGCACGGAGGTAATTGATGTCGGCAGGGCTGAGCGTGAACTGTTGGGCCTGATTTTTTTGCCACAGGTACGTCATGGCCAGCCGCAGGTTCTGGCGGGAGTACTCAGGTCGACTGATACTGGTATAGCCCAGCGATACCTGGGTACGTGGGTTGAGTTCATTGAACCGAAACCGGAGCCGCCCCGGAAACAGAATTTGTGGGAAGGTGAGCGAATTTGTTAGGCCGAACTCGCGGGAGCTGTATACACTATCGATCTGAATGAAACCCGTCTGCGCCTCGATCCCGAACCGAACCGACGTTTCAAACGTCTCCAGCCCACCAAACAGGTTGCGCACCCGTAGCGACAGGTTGCCAAACCCGCCGGGGTACAGGCTTTGAGTCTGGTACAGGCCCGTAGCGCCGCCTTCCACCGTGGCGTCGTATTTGTCGAGTGGTGTGGCTGTAATCACCGTGCGCAGTCGCCGGTTGGTCGTGTCGGTGAAGTTGACGTTGGAAAACCGGAACTGGTTGAGCAGGAAGAGTTGCCGCTGTGTAGCGTTATAGGCGTTCTGCCGGTACAGGTCGCCGGGCCGCAGCGAAATTTTGGTATCGAGCAGCCGGGGGCGATACAGCCCCCGCTCCAGCAGGTAGGTAATCCTGTTGTAGGCTATCGTATCAAGGGGCTGCTTCGTGTCGCGCGCTACGGTCATCTGCACGTCGCCGATGCGATAGATCGGGTGGGCCGTCTGCCCCGGCGGGTTAGCTAGTTGCACCGTCAGGTCGACGGGCTGAGAGCCCACGAACGCCGAGTCGATAAAGGCCGAATCGCGGGCCACTTCGTAGCGGATATACTGGCGACTGAACCCGTAGTAGCCATTGTTGCGCAGGAGTTCTTCGATCCGAATTCGCTCGTTCTCGAGGTTATCGGCGTCGTAGCGAGCCCCCACCTTCAGCAAGGAGTTGGCCAGCGAATACCCAACCAGTGAGTCGATGCGGCGGTCGGGTATCTGGTAGCGGACTGTGGCGTAGGTGTACGGGAGGTCTTCCGTAATCAGGTAGTTGACCCGCACCCGCCGGTCAAGGAGCGTATCGACGCTGAAGCCCGTTTTGGCCCGAAAAAAACCTTTACTCTGCAAATACCGCTGCATTTTGAGCGTGTTGCTCTGCGCATCGGCGGCGGCGTAATAGACGGGCGGCTCGCCAAAGTTCCGCATGACCCAGTTGCCGCCTTCGATGTAACGTTGCAGGTGGCGGGCCTGTCGGCTGAAGCGACGGTTCAGTTTACGAAGTGCCTTGGGGTTGTTAATCAGGTTCTGGCTTTCCTGCTCAAACCGGGCCGTGCGCACTTCCAGCTCGCGCCGGGCCGAGTCGGGGCGGTAGTTGCCCGAGAAGGCCTGATAGATCCACAGGCTGATGGTAAACGGACTTTGCAAAAAGCGCTTGTTGGGCCGTTGTGGAATTAGTTCGAGCAGTTCGTCATCTTCGATAAGCTCGTTGCCTTTGACCGTCTGCGTATAGAGCAGGTACTGGTTGTCGGGCAGTCGGCGCGACGACAGACAGCTCGTCAGTAGCGTACAGTGTACAATGAAGCAAGCCCAATGGATGAATCGCCGGCGTAAATGGTGAACTTTGCCCCACCGACGGGTAACCCGCTGAACCCACGGGTCCGTCGTACATCGTACATCGTACATTCGTTCGTCAATTATGCTCTCCAAATCACTCGCCCAGTTGGTTCGTTCCCTGCATCAGAAAAAATACCGTCAACAGGAGCAGTTGTTTCTAGTCGAAAACGGGAAGAGTGTGCAGGAAGTACTGGCCTCTGATTTTCGGGTCGACCTGCTGCTTTGTACCGAGGCTTTCTACAAAGAAAACGCCGGGGGGGCAGACCGCCAACGTTGCCGCGTCGAAATGGTGACCGCCGACGAACTGACCCGCGTGGGAACGCTCGAAAGCAATAACGCCGCCATTGCCGTTGTGCGTATGCGTCCCAACGTACCCAGCCCAACTCCGCTATCCCGTTCGGCCAACTGGACGCTCGTGCTCGACGACGTGCGCGACCCCGGCAATCTGGGCACCATCCTGCGCATCGCCGATTGGTACGGGATCGACACGATTTTGTGCTCCGAAACGACCGCCGATGTCTATAACCCCAAGGTAATCTCGGCCAGCAAAGGCTCATTCACGCGCATCCAATGGTGGTACGGCGACGTGGTTACGGTGCTGAAGCCCACCAAGCTGCCCATCCTGGGTGCGTTTCTGGATGGGGATGACGTGCACACGCTCCCGGCTAGTCAGCTACCGGCTGGGTATGTAGTGATGGGCAATGAAGCCAACGGCATCGGCCCGGCGCTCGAACCCCTCGTAACCCAGCGCATTACCATTCCGCGCTACGGCGCTGCCGAGTCGCTCAACGTCGGCATTGCCACGGCCGTGATTCTGGATAACCTACGCCGGATTCAACCACCCCCCGGCTTTCTTCTTGCTAAGGAGGGGGTGTAGCCACCCGTAGAAATCGATTAGTGCAAGCTATGATTGCATGCCTATTACTCCCCCTCCTTGCCAAGGAGGGGGCCGGGGGGTGGTTGAAAATGCGCCAGAATCGTAGCCCGTACAGCGAGCCAGTTGTGCAGGATGGCCTCATTAGAGAAGCGCAATACACGAATGCCCAGGGTTTCGATGGCAGCCTGCCGCTCAAGGTCGTAGTCCCGAACGGCAGGGTGTGAATGGATGCCGCCGTCTAGTTCGATGGCGAGGCGTTCGGATGGGCAGTAGAAATCAAGAATGAAGTGCCCAACGCTATGTTGTCGTCGGAATTTCCGGCCCGCGAGCTGACTGCCTTTGCTATACTGCCAAAAACGCTGCTCGGCTTTCGTAGCCCCGTTGCGCAATGCCTGGCGGGCTTCTTTCAGGTAGGCGACGTTGTTTAATTCCGTCATGGGTGAGCGGAGCGGACGGGTTGCTACATAAAGCTCGACATCGCCGATTCGTTGGCCAGTTCTTCGGCGTGTTCTTTGCCCAAATACCGGTCGATCAGCGTGTGAGCGAGGTAGAGGAGGGGCGTCAGCAAAATGGCCGTGGTGGCTTTATAGAGGTAGTTTATGATGCCCACCGCAATCACCTGCCCCAGTGACCAGTTGCCAAACACGTAGAAGGCAATGCCCAGCACCACAAACGAGTCGATCAACTGGGAAACGAGCGTCGAACCCGTCGCCCGCAACCAGATTTTGCGGCTGCCCGTGATGCGGCGCAGGTACTGGAACACCGAGGCGTCGAGGATCTGCCCGATCAGGAAGGCCGTGAGCGAGCCGATAATGATGCCCAGCCCCTGCCGGAAAATCATCTGGAAGGCATTGTTGATGTTGATCGGGTTACCCGCGCCGTCTTTGCTGTTGACATCGAGCCAGAACTGGGCGGGTGGCAGCGTCGTAACGGCGTAGATGATCAGGAAGCTATAGGCTACGAAACCCGCCGTCAGGAAAGAGATCCGGCGCACGCCCGCTTTGCCAAAATACTCGTTGATGATGTCGGACGTGATAAAGACAAACGGCCAGATGACCGCCCCCGCCGTGAGGTTGAAATCGAGAATGAAGTCGCCGAAGAGGTGAATCTGGGCGGGTTTGAGCCCCAGCGTGGTTTCGCCCGAAAAGATTTTGACGCCGATGATTTCGGCAATAATGGCATTGACCAGAAAGACCGCACTCAGAAAGATATAGAGGTTTGTGCGCTTGTTGGTAAAGGTATACGAAGGCATTGGTGACCAGATTACAGGATGAACGGGATTCAAGCCCCGAACAAACTAAATAAATCCTGTTTATCCTGTAATCGGGCCGTAACTATTTACTCCGCGCGCTGCTCTGGCGACAATTCAAAGGAAAAACGTGTAGAGTACGGCCGCGAGGACCAGAAAATGGACCGCCGCTAGGATGAAGTACGTGTTATCGCGGCTGAAGCCCCAGACCACGTTGAGTACGGCCAGTATGAGAACGATACACGTGAAGGCCAGCAGAATCAGGTCACCAAGGCCGGGGCCGCCATCCTGCGCCGATGGCCCAAATTTCATGCCCACTACGGTGATGATCGTAGCGATGACATAGAAGAGAGCGGTGAGCGTGTACTTATCCATTGGTCAGGTCGTTGTACAGCGCGACGAAACGGCTTGTTTCCTCATCGGTCAGAAAGGCTAATTCGTGCTTGATGATGGCGGCGGCGCTGTCGTATTCGCCAAGCAATATATCTTCGGTCCGAATCGTCAGTTCATACCAGAAGTCATCCTTTTCGGGGTCGGCGTCAAGCACATACTTGCCGTGCAGGTACGTATAGTCGTCCTCGCTGATGAGGCGCCCTTCGTCAAGAACGAGTTTTCCGCAGGCGTCATCGTTTTCGCAGTCATACGCCACATCGACCCGAACGCCATACTGTGCGGAGAGCTTCAGGAAGAAACCTCCGGGCAGGCCCTTAAGCGTCTGGAAATTGCCGATGAGTTCGGTAGGCGAGTACAGACTGTAGTCGCAGCCCTGTTTGCTAACATCCTTCGACGAGCCGTAGAAAGTCATTGGGCTACTACCAGTTGGGGGAGCGCCAACCAAAGCCCCAAAAACGTCCTCTTTAGGTTTGAGGGCATTGAGCAGTGCGTGGAGGTGAGCAATGGTTCGCGGGGTGCCCGTGAGGCTGAATGCGCAATCATACAGATTCGTCATGGGATAGCTTGGGGTCTTCGCTTTTGGGTAAACCTATTGCGTTGCGCCCTGCAGCAGGGTCCGGGTGATTTTATCGCTCCAGCCGGGTACTTCCACGTAAGGCGAGGTGGTGATGGTAACGGCGCTGAAATCCGAATTCCACCGGGCGCCCAGATCTGCCTCTTTCGTGCCGGAGTTGATGGTAATGGCCAGGGTTTTGGCTTTTGGTTTCCAGCCCTTGCCGGTGCTCTGCATGTATTTGGACCCGTTGAGAAACTCATTGACCGTAGTCAGCATCACAAACAGCAACTTGTAGCTGTCCTCAGTCAGCCTGGTTTTTCCCGAGTTGAGCGTGATGCTTAGTTTGCCCCGATTTTCCCGAATCTGATCGTCGCAAAGCGGTTTGTTGCTGTTGAGCGTGGTGCCGTTGACGCCCAATCCACACATCTTGTTGAGCGTCGTTCCGGCGGTATTATCCAGGTATTCTGCGATGGCCATGCCCGTCCGATTGAGCGTTTTGACGCCCATTGGCCGGTCGGTTTCCTTCATCAGTTTGTCCCAAAACTCGTTGGAGAGATTGGTGGTGACGAAGGTTTGTACTAGTACACTGGGTAGCCACGAGTGCTTGGCGGCAATGGTTTCCGCCAGTTCGTTTTTATCGTTCTGGGCGACTGCCTGTCCCAACAGACAAAGCGTTAAA comes from Fibrella aestuarina BUZ 2 and encodes:
- a CDS encoding endonuclease domain-containing protein; protein product: MTELNNVAYLKEARQALRNGATKAEQRFWQYSKGSQLAGRKFRRQHSVGHFILDFYCPSERLAIELDGGIHSHPAVRDYDLERQAAIETLGIRVLRFSNEAILHNWLAVRATILAHFQPPPGPLLGKEGE
- the tamL gene encoding translocation and assembly module lipoprotein TamL, producing MYDVRCTTDPWVQRVTRRWGKVHHLRRRFIHWACFIVHCTLLTSCLSSRRLPDNQYLLYTQTVKGNELIEDDELLELIPQRPNKRFLQSPFTISLWIYQAFSGNYRPDSARRELEVRTARFEQESQNLINNPKALRKLNRRFSRQARHLQRYIEGGNWVMRNFGEPPVYYAAADAQSNTLKMQRYLQSKGFFRAKTGFSVDTLLDRRVRVNYLITEDLPYTYATVRYQIPDRRIDSLVGYSLANSLLKVGARYDADNLENERIRIEELLRNNGYYGFSRQYIRYEVARDSAFIDSAFVGSQPVDLTVQLANPPGQTAHPIYRIGDVQMTVARDTKQPLDTIAYNRITYLLERGLYRPRLLDTKISLRPGDLYRQNAYNATQRQLFLLNQFRFSNVNFTDTTNRRLRTVITATPLDKYDATVEGGATGLYQTQSLYPGGFGNLSLRVRNLFGGLETFETSVRFGIEAQTGFIQIDSVYSSREFGLTNSLTFPQILFPGRLRFRFNELNPRTQVSLGYTSISRPEYSRQNLRLAMTYLWQKNQAQQFTLSPADINYLRASRIASTFEEFLKQQDAQGNPIRTSFQSAFFSSINAGYTYNTNVVGQNRRANFLRVTGESGGTTLNLISNRAIERLADQTGLRYFKYLRTNIDYRHYLPVGVNSVLAFRANGGLVVGYGPDRTAPYEKRFFAGGANSVRAWLPRRLGWGAAYPQSGTQDTPLFREEEGGAFDYRFERPGDVLLEGSAELRGRLIKFGSALNLDGAAFVDVGNVWLLRRQSSSTASTNLDRGVFQPGTFLEQLAVGTGVGIRFDFSFVILRLDAAVKVYDPARRYVASDGRLVDERFILPKFSFGNLASGPNPVVLNFGIGYPF
- a CDS encoding TrmH family RNA methyltransferase, which gives rise to MLSKSLAQLVRSLHQKKYRQQEQLFLVENGKSVQEVLASDFRVDLLLCTEAFYKENAGGADRQRCRVEMVTADELTRVGTLESNNAAIAVVRMRPNVPSPTPLSRSANWTLVLDDVRDPGNLGTILRIADWYGIDTILCSETTADVYNPKVISASKGSFTRIQWWYGDVVTVLKPTKLPILGAFLDGDDVHTLPASQLPAGYVVMGNEANGIGPALEPLVTQRITIPRYGAAESLNVGIATAVILDNLRRIQPPPGFLLAKEGV
- a CDS encoding queuosine precursor transporter — protein: MPSYTFTNKRTNLYIFLSAVFLVNAIIAEIIGVKIFSGETTLGLKPAQIHLFGDFILDFNLTAGAVIWPFVFITSDIINEYFGKAGVRRISFLTAGFVAYSFLIIYAVTTLPPAQFWLDVNSKDGAGNPININNAFQMIFRQGLGIIIGSLTAFLIGQILDASVFQYLRRITGSRKIWLRATGSTLVSQLIDSFVVLGIAFYVFGNWSLGQVIAVGIINYLYKATTAILLTPLLYLAHTLIDRYLGKEHAEELANESAMSSFM